A single genomic interval of Sphingobacteriales bacterium harbors:
- a CDS encoding GNAT family N-acetyltransferase yields the protein MIFCLGTAIFFGCQIAQVSTKQLLREGLTYPDALALLQQKNIDLVYIFADSPIFSASTVAGFSLSGYTLQLTGIRKTYAKQLSLQVLPSYTPVSKILPYQQATASKELTNLCQLCAPTSRFYFDPRLSRQKIVEMYAIWPQNALNLGKKIFVYQHEEQYLGMVCIALNENTNTYGSNELMSVSPKAQRQGIAQQLITYYEQWLLKQGITKVYTVTHQHNPATCALFEKNGYSLENKIWCYHAWRQQ from the coding sequence ATGATTTTTTGCCTTGGGACAGCGATTTTTTTTGGTTGCCAAATTGCCCAGGTTTCAACCAAACAATTACTGCGCGAGGGCTTAACTTATCCGGATGCTTTGGCCTTATTGCAGCAAAAAAATATAGATTTGGTCTATATTTTTGCCGATTCGCCTATTTTTTCGGCCTCAACTGTAGCAGGTTTTTCTCTATCCGGATATACGCTACAATTAACGGGCATCAGAAAAACCTACGCCAAACAATTAAGTTTACAGGTTTTGCCGTCCTATACACCTGTTTCCAAAATTTTGCCCTACCAACAAGCAACGGCAAGCAAAGAATTAACAAATTTATGTCAGCTTTGCGCGCCAACTTCGCGTTTTTATTTTGACCCTCGTTTATCCCGTCAAAAAATTGTTGAGATGTATGCAATTTGGCCGCAAAACGCCCTTAATTTAGGCAAAAAAATATTTGTTTACCAACACGAAGAACAATATTTAGGTATGGTTTGCATTGCCCTTAATGAAAATACAAATACTTATGGCAGCAACGAACTTATGAGCGTTAGCCCCAAAGCACAGCGGCAGGGCATTGCGCAGCAATTAATTACTTATTACGAACAATGGTTGTTAAAGCAGGGCATAACAAAAGTTTATACCGTAACGCACCAACACAACCCCGCCACCTGCGCCCTGTTTGAAAAAAACGGGTACAGCTTAGAAAACAAAATTTGGTGCTACCATGCGTGGCGCCAACAATAA
- a CDS encoding PQQ-dependent sugar dehydrogenase: MRLIFTLFFVLLFSVKIKTQAQPTITLTEFASGLTTVVDITNCGDERLFAVQKGGKIKIVDLNGNVTATPFLDIDPKVKSNGNEQGLLGLAFHPDYATNGYLYVNYTRETDAATVVARYERDPNDPNKALPDSELILLVIDQPYSNHNGGCINFGPDGYLYIGMGDGGSGGDPDNYAQNPLEHLGKMLRIDVDNGNPYGIPASNPYYGQTDTLPEIWALGLRNPWRFSFDALLGDMWIGDVGQGNLEEVDYQPAASTGAINYGWRCKEGTATYNAGTCVGLGTLTDPVFEFSHANGNCSITGGFVYRGVQFGDMYGYYLVTDYCSGRFWALYPDGPNSFDSYDLGVFNTYQYVGLGEDIYGELYIAGHSSNKVYKISEANDCNPIARIISPGGVVCEGDYVYAQAGKGFTYTFYVNNVAQTPQSDPFYPVLQGINSYKVKVTNTNNCSNTSSAIFINGKDTPSPVISGPTEACLGVTATYSVENKAGFIYQWTVTGGTIVSGQGSSSIVVNWVSSNGTIDVVVTNP, encoded by the coding sequence ATGCGACTAATTTTCACCTTATTTTTTGTTCTTCTTTTTAGTGTTAAAATAAAAACGCAAGCGCAACCAACTATAACGCTAACTGAATTTGCCAGTGGGCTAACAACAGTGGTAGATATTACCAACTGCGGCGACGAACGCTTGTTTGCGGTTCAAAAAGGGGGAAAAATTAAAATTGTAGATTTGAATGGCAATGTTACCGCAACGCCTTTCTTAGATATAGACCCGAAGGTTAAAAGCAACGGCAACGAACAAGGCTTGTTGGGTTTGGCCTTTCATCCGGATTATGCTACAAATGGATATTTATATGTGAATTATACCCGCGAAACAGATGCCGCCACAGTTGTTGCCCGCTACGAACGCGATCCAAACGACCCCAATAAAGCACTTCCGGATAGTGAACTTATTTTGCTTGTTATAGACCAGCCTTACTCGAACCACAACGGCGGCTGTATAAACTTTGGCCCAGACGGCTATTTGTATATTGGCATGGGCGATGGCGGTAGCGGCGGCGACCCTGATAACTACGCACAAAATCCACTTGAGCACTTGGGCAAAATGTTGCGAATAGATGTTGATAATGGCAACCCTTACGGTATTCCAGCATCAAACCCTTATTACGGCCAAACCGATACTTTACCAGAAATTTGGGCACTTGGCTTACGCAACCCTTGGCGCTTTAGCTTTGATGCGCTTTTGGGCGATATGTGGATTGGAGACGTGGGGCAAGGTAACCTCGAAGAGGTAGATTACCAACCTGCGGCCTCAACCGGGGCTATAAACTACGGTTGGCGTTGTAAAGAGGGCACTGCTACCTATAATGCAGGCACATGCGTAGGTCTGGGCACACTTACCGACCCCGTTTTTGAGTTTTCGCACGCAAACGGCAATTGCTCCATTACGGGTGGGTTTGTGTATAGGGGGGTGCAGTTTGGCGATATGTATGGTTATTATTTAGTAACCGATTATTGCTCGGGGCGCTTTTGGGCTTTATACCCCGACGGCCCGAACAGTTTTGACAGCTACGACTTGGGCGTTTTTAATACTTACCAATATGTTGGCTTAGGCGAAGATATTTATGGCGAGTTGTATATTGCCGGACATAGCAGCAATAAAGTTTATAAAATATCAGAAGCCAATGACTGTAACCCTATTGCCCGGATAATTTCGCCCGGAGGGGTAGTTTGCGAGGGCGACTACGTGTACGCACAAGCAGGTAAAGGTTTTACTTATACTTTTTATGTAAATAATGTAGCACAGACACCACAATCCGACCCATTTTATCCGGTTTTACAAGGTATAAATTCCTATAAAGTTAAAGTTACCAATACTAATAATTGTTCAAACACCTCGAGTGCCATCTTTATAAACGGAAAAGATACACCCTCGCCAGTAATAAGCGGGCCAACCGAAGCTTGTTTGGGCGTAACTGCTACCTACTCGGTCGAAAACAAAGCGGGTTTTATTTACCAATGGACGGTAACAGGCGGCACTATTGTATCGGGGCAAGGCAGTTCAAGTATTGTGGTAAACTGGGTAAGCTCAAATGGTACTATTGACGTAGTTGTAACCAACCCATAG
- a CDS encoding T9SS type A sorting domain-containing protein yields the protein MLLFIGFMGSSPTAKGQQNLHCPGIDITWSNDVLNGGTYTNQDIGVNGTLTITGIVTFNNCNFKMATDAVINIMGAGSKLILNNSTLFACHNDMWQGIRANIFTALTMNQSNIHDAEIAVYGKSNADLEIVGNIFDHNYKHIRLENYSQPAMVNIISNHFQSTLVPLAKHPGFGTKYLIFPHTDSPFTTQRVAIGIECDNVDNDILIGSNQLLNMNYFDNLEIGIYAINSQLIIRYNQFDNIYPDIVNDPNFEVKAAIKVEADDGSLDSRVEIGSLSHENYFNNCYNGIYISRPVDTEIILNKFTTIANKAITCRSINGKNIAITHNNIIDAKFGIFLNNTELSTALVQCNGIVGNNLCSGGAIVGIADIGMLENEQPPQHHIYHNYIDDYAQGIVCVSIDNLSISHNEIHVNYCESVARAGITVVSSILPYIYHNVVIGDGQSANFLASAGVKIVSNTGGFIKSNWLEGLGEGFSGQANNMQCEIFNNILHENVVGFGLGNAGIVGMQGSILNDIPCYNEWTSNSLSDCYAYNSINGSLSPIIWLSTIPPINAFNPNPSLFDGISSAITTPSISIPSILPIPWLPNDDACYIEIDGFAPNDTVNMAIWADILQNYAEQKQSYEVYVEEQIWWDNYNSYRMMRRYPELTTNNDIISAYYAKLQQEPIGKLTDWMYDLGNYLETSDKTNFVETLKAFETNLNAITTTNLQEGNLQQLYTIILSQLQQTTEGGYGTNTIATLETMANYCPFEGGPATYQTAALLHKPPVYFDDCNYSGKKQTALTQKPQLTINQWGAAIVFRATPQTPIEQITISAIDGRILYQTSPNNSMVVKNSLNAGMYVYIANLADGTIAKGKFIVH from the coding sequence ATGTTGTTATTTATTGGATTTATGGGTAGTAGCCCAACAGCAAAGGGGCAGCAAAATTTACATTGTCCGGGCATTGATATTACTTGGAGTAACGATGTTTTAAATGGCGGCACTTACACCAATCAAGATATTGGTGTTAATGGCACCTTAACCATAACGGGTATTGTTACGTTTAATAATTGCAATTTTAAAATGGCAACCGATGCGGTAATTAATATCATGGGGGCCGGAAGTAAGTTAATACTTAACAACTCTACCCTTTTTGCTTGCCACAATGATATGTGGCAAGGTATTCGGGCAAATATTTTTACTGCTTTAACAATGAATCAGTCAAATATTCACGATGCCGAAATTGCCGTATATGGCAAAAGCAACGCAGATTTAGAAATTGTTGGCAACATTTTCGACCATAATTATAAGCATATACGCTTAGAAAATTATAGCCAGCCCGCAATGGTTAATATCATAAGCAACCATTTTCAATCAACCTTAGTTCCTTTAGCAAAACATCCGGGCTTTGGCACTAAATACTTAATTTTTCCTCATACCGACAGCCCATTTACTACCCAACGAGTAGCTATTGGTATAGAATGCGATAATGTTGATAATGATATACTGATAGGTAGCAATCAGCTACTCAATATGAATTATTTCGACAATCTCGAAATTGGCATTTATGCAATTAATTCGCAGCTTATAATAAGATATAACCAATTCGACAATATATATCCGGATATAGTAAACGACCCCAATTTTGAAGTAAAAGCGGCTATTAAAGTAGAAGCCGATGACGGCAGTTTAGATTCGCGGGTCGAAATTGGTAGTTTATCCCACGAAAACTATTTTAACAACTGCTATAATGGCATTTATATAAGCCGCCCCGTTGATACTGAAATTATACTAAACAAATTTACAACTATAGCCAATAAAGCAATTACTTGTAGGAGTATTAATGGCAAAAATATAGCCATAACGCATAATAATATCATAGATGCAAAATTTGGCATATTTTTAAACAATACAGAACTAAGTACTGCATTAGTGCAATGCAATGGTATAGTTGGCAATAATTTGTGTTCGGGTGGTGCTATTGTTGGCATAGCCGATATTGGCATGTTAGAAAACGAACAACCACCGCAGCATCATATATATCATAATTATATAGACGATTACGCACAAGGTATTGTGTGTGTAAGTATAGACAACCTAAGTATATCACACAATGAAATTCATGTAAATTATTGCGAATCTGTTGCCCGTGCGGGTATAACGGTGGTTTCATCTATTTTACCTTATATATACCACAATGTAGTAATTGGAGATGGGCAGTCTGCCAACTTTTTAGCTTCGGCAGGGGTAAAAATAGTAAGTAATACAGGCGGATTTATAAAATCAAACTGGTTAGAGGGTTTAGGCGAAGGGTTTTCGGGGCAGGCAAATAATATGCAATGCGAAATTTTTAATAATATTCTTCACGAAAATGTCGTTGGATTTGGTTTGGGTAATGCAGGTATTGTAGGTATGCAAGGCAGTATTTTAAATGATATACCCTGCTATAATGAATGGACCAGTAATTCGTTGAGTGATTGTTACGCCTATAATTCTATCAATGGGAGTCTTTCGCCAATAATATGGCTTTCAACAATACCGCCTATAAATGCCTTTAACCCTAACCCGTCGCTTTTTGATGGAATAAGTAGTGCGATTACAACACCCTCTATCTCTATTCCAAGTATCCTGCCTATCCCATGGTTGCCAAATGATGACGCATGTTATATTGAGATAGACGGTTTTGCCCCAAACGATACGGTTAATATGGCTATTTGGGCTGATATATTACAAAACTACGCCGAACAAAAACAAAGCTACGAAGTATATGTAGAAGAACAAATATGGTGGGACAATTATAATAGTTATAGAATGATGCGCCGCTACCCCGAATTAACAACCAACAACGATATAATTAGTGCGTATTATGCCAAACTGCAACAAGAACCCATAGGCAAACTAACCGATTGGATGTATGATTTAGGCAATTATTTGGAAACAAGCGATAAAACCAATTTTGTAGAGACGTTAAAAGCATTTGAAACCAACCTTAACGCAATTACAACCACCAATTTGCAAGAGGGCAATTTGCAGCAACTATATACTATAATACTTAGCCAATTACAACAAACCACCGAGGGCGGTTATGGCACCAACACTATAGCCACGCTTGAAACCATGGCTAATTATTGCCCATTCGAAGGCGGACCAGCAACCTACCAAACTGCCGCTTTATTACATAAACCGCCAGTTTATTTTGATGATTGTAATTATAGTGGCAAAAAACAAACAGCACTTACCCAAAAGCCACAACTAACCATTAACCAATGGGGTGCTGCTATAGTGTTTAGAGCTACGCCACAAA